In Campylobacter sp. 2014D-0216, the following proteins share a genomic window:
- a CDS encoding hydrogenase maturation nickel metallochaperone HypA/HybF, which translates to MHELSITESLLELCEEYAQGKIVEEVHVKIGRLSGVEAALLQRSFETFRENSPLCKNAKFIMHLQEVVVECQKCHFSGVLENNIFWCPKCEDKNLKIIDGEELYLMQLVLKEDEK; encoded by the coding sequence ATGCATGAGTTAAGTATTACAGAATCTTTACTAGAACTTTGTGAAGAATATGCCCAGGGCAAAATAGTCGAAGAAGTACATGTAAAAATAGGGCGCTTAAGCGGTGTTGAGGCTGCGCTTTTACAAAGAAGCTTTGAGACATTTAGGGAAAATAGCCCCTTGTGCAAAAATGCCAAATTTATCATGCATCTTCAAGAGGTGGTAGTGGAGTGTCAAAAGTGTCATTTTAGCGGGGTGCTTGAAAATAATATCTTTTGGTGTCCAAAATGCGAAGATAAGAATTTAAAAATTATCGATGGGGAGGAGCTTTATCTTATGCAACTTGTGTTAAAAGAAGATGAGAAATAA
- the hypD gene encoding hydrogenase formation protein HypD has translation MDLINDFRDKERILALKELIASKITKPINIMEICGGHTHSIMKFGLIDLLPKAINFIHGPGCPVCVMPRERIDVALKLASMPSTIFCVLGDMLKVPGSHESLIDLRAKGADIRALYTPLDVVDIALKNPEKNVIFFAIGFETTTPMSGVILKKSIALNLKNLFFHINHVLVPPAVEAIMQDENVKIDAFLGPSHVSVITGTNIYEPIAKKYQTPIAVSGFEPVDIMLSVLNIVEQMNANTFEVYNEYYRVVSKEGNIKAKTLVEKYFQACDFEFRGLGVIANGGLCLKDEFAHLDASKVFDCEVNSKDESKACICGQILRGLAKPYDCKVFAKACTPKNPIGSCMVSSEGACAAYYKYYQDKV, from the coding sequence ATGGATTTAATTAATGATTTTAGAGATAAAGAAAGGATTTTAGCCCTAAAAGAGCTTATCGCTTCTAAGATTACCAAGCCTATTAATATTATGGAGATTTGTGGAGGGCATACACATAGTATTATGAAATTTGGTTTGATTGATTTGCTACCTAAAGCAATCAATTTTATACATGGACCAGGTTGCCCTGTGTGTGTCATGCCAAGAGAACGCATAGATGTAGCTTTAAAGCTTGCAAGTATGCCTAGTACTATTTTTTGCGTCTTAGGTGATATGTTAAAAGTACCAGGAAGCCATGAGAGTTTAATCGATCTTAGAGCCAAAGGAGCAGATATTAGAGCACTTTACACCCCTTTAGATGTTGTAGATATTGCTTTAAAAAATCCTGAAAAAAATGTGATATTTTTTGCCATAGGTTTTGAGACAACCACACCTATGAGCGGAGTAATCTTAAAAAAAAGCATAGCTTTAAATTTAAAAAATTTATTTTTTCATATCAACCATGTGCTAGTTCCACCCGCAGTAGAAGCTATCATGCAAGATGAAAATGTAAAAATCGATGCATTTTTAGGACCTTCTCATGTTAGCGTTATCACAGGAACAAATATTTATGAGCCTATTGCTAAAAAATACCAAACACCTATAGCTGTAAGTGGATTTGAACCAGTTGATATTATGCTTAGCGTATTGAATATAGTAGAACAAATGAATGCTAATACTTTTGAAGTTTACAATGAATACTATAGAGTAGTTAGCAAAGAGGGTAATATAAAAGCCAAAACTTTAGTAGAGAAATACTTTCAAGCTTGTGATTTTGAATTTAGAGGTCTTGGAGTGATTGCAAATGGTGGGCTTTGTTTAAAAGATGAATTTGCGCATTTAGATGCTAGTAAGGTATTTGATTGTGAGGTAAATAGCAAAGATGAAAGCAAAGCATGTATTTGTGGTCAAATTTTAAGAGGTTTAGCCAAGCCTTATGATTGCAAAGTATTTGCAAAAGCTTGCACCCCTAAAAATCCCATAGGAAGTTGCATGGTATCTAGCGAAGGAGCTTGTGCGGCTTATTATAAATACTATCAAGATAAGGTTTAA
- the tpx gene encoding thiol peroxidase: MNSVLFKGNKVSLKGNNVQVGDMAPNITLKAKDLSGVEIAPKGKTQIIISVPSLDTPVCATEAREFNKKAAASGAEVIVVSMDLPFAMGRFCSTEGIDNLTVASDFVSKEFGEKYGVLMADGPLEGILARAVFVVKDGVVVYKELVNEVTELPNMQALENFFNQSCGCGGCGCH, translated from the coding sequence ATGAATAGCGTATTATTCAAAGGAAATAAAGTAAGTTTAAAAGGAAATAATGTTCAAGTTGGAGATATGGCACCAAACATTACTCTAAAAGCCAAAGATCTTTCAGGTGTTGAAATCGCTCCAAAAGGTAAAACTCAAATTATTATCAGCGTACCAAGCCTTGATACTCCAGTATGTGCTACTGAAGCTAGAGAATTTAATAAAAAAGCAGCAGCAAGTGGCGCTGAAGTAATCGTAGTAAGTATGGATTTGCCATTTGCTATGGGTCGTTTTTGTTCAACCGAAGGTATTGATAATCTAACCGTTGCAAGTGATTTTGTTTCTAAAGAATTTGGTGAAAAATACGGTGTTTTAATGGCAGATGGTCCGCTTGAGGGAATTCTAGCTAGAGCTGTATTTGTGGTAAAAGATGGTGTGGTTGTATATAAAGAACTTGTAAATGAAGTTACTGAATTACCAAATATGCAAGCTTTAGAAAACTTTTTTAACCAAAGTTGTGGATGCGGCGGTTGTGGTTGCCACTAA
- a CDS encoding HypC/HybG/HupF family hydrogenase formation chaperone has translation MCLSIPSKILEIDELNSAIVETLGVKRRVSLDLISEPLKVGDYVLIHVGFAMEKIDTQAAQESLKIYTDIAEKMQNGQIDENEGDMGLKHGFN, from the coding sequence ATGTGCCTTTCAATACCTTCTAAAATTTTAGAAATCGATGAATTAAATTCAGCTATAGTCGAGACCTTAGGAGTTAAAAGAAGAGTAAGTTTGGATTTGATAAGCGAACCTTTAAAAGTAGGTGATTATGTGCTAATACATGTAGGTTTTGCTATGGAAAAAATTGATACGCAAGCTGCACAAGAAAGTTTAAAAATTTATACAGATATAGCAGAAAAAATGCAAAATGGACAAATCGATGAAAATGAAGGCGATATGGGATTAAAACATGGATTTAATTAA
- a CDS encoding ArsS family sensor histidine kinase — MNKSSIFYTITFVFLLASVSVILAFLWLIKYDQQNYTNELNAKYSFIANARLLYFNHVISEKEFYEQTKNYKMIELTAPSSIRKIIYKAETIARAQTSTGVVEIITLEDNVYLKIIFDGKLYLYKDLEYQGYRYFVIKLIACIVVMVLLVLYIFIIRKLKPLRALKRQIDKFGENKLDEIQNVSKGNDEISQVATAFYESILRIQKLNTSRQFFLRNIMHELKTPITKGLITLEMLENSKYKERLIGAFNRLEILINEFAAIEQITSGAGLINLKKYNILDLLDEAKDIAMSDDEKVKISIKESFSVNVDFKLFTTAMKNMIDNATKYSDENCVTIEITKEYLCFKNKGKALDKDLKHYTQAFTQGKKNKDSFGLGLYIVKTILDSHKLTLHYEYKDGVNYFYFNHIENIILN, encoded by the coding sequence ATGAATAAATCATCGATTTTTTATACCATAACCTTTGTTTTTTTACTTGCAAGTGTTAGTGTGATTTTGGCATTTTTATGGCTTATTAAATATGATCAGCAAAATTACACTAACGAACTTAATGCAAAATACTCCTTTATAGCCAACGCAAGATTATTGTATTTTAATCATGTGATTAGTGAGAAGGAATTTTATGAGCAAACTAAAAATTACAAGATGATTGAATTAACCGCACCCTCTTCTATAAGAAAAATCATCTACAAGGCTGAAACCATAGCACGTGCTCAAACTAGCACAGGTGTGGTTGAAATCATTACTTTAGAAGATAATGTGTATTTAAAAATCATCTTTGATGGCAAGCTTTATTTGTATAAAGATTTAGAATATCAAGGTTACCGTTACTTTGTAATCAAGCTTATTGCATGTATTGTGGTGATGGTTTTATTGGTATTATATATTTTTATCATTAGAAAATTAAAACCATTAAGAGCTTTAAAAAGACAAATTGATAAATTTGGAGAAAATAAACTAGATGAAATTCAAAATGTCAGCAAAGGCAACGATGAAATTTCACAGGTTGCAACAGCCTTTTATGAGTCTATTTTGCGAATTCAAAAGCTTAATACTTCAAGACAATTTTTTCTAAGAAATATCATGCATGAGTTAAAAACTCCTATTACCAAAGGATTGATCACTTTAGAAATGCTTGAAAATAGCAAATATAAAGAAAGACTCATAGGTGCTTTTAATCGTTTAGAAATTTTAATCAACGAATTTGCTGCTATTGAACAAATTACTTCGGGTGCGGGTTTGATTAATTTAAAAAAATACAATATCTTAGATCTTTTAGATGAAGCAAAAGATATTGCCATGAGTGATGATGAAAAAGTAAAAATTAGCATCAAAGAAAGTTTTAGTGTTAATGTGGATTTTAAATTATTCACCACTGCGATGAAAAATATGATCGATAATGCGACAAAATACTCTGATGAAAATTGTGTTACCATAGAAATAACCAAAGAATACCTTTGCTTTAAAAACAAAGGAAAAGCCTTGGATAAAGACTTAAAACACTATACTCAAGCCTTTACTCAAGGAAAGAAAAATAAAGATAGTTTTGGACTTGGACTATACATCGTTAAAACTATTTTAGATTCTCATAAACTTACGCTTCATTATGAATACAAAGATGGCGTAAATTATTTTTATTTTAATCATATAGAAAATATAATTTTAAACTAG
- a CDS encoding ATP-dependent helicase, whose translation MPLSRLNEEQYKAASAPFGHNLIIASAGTGKTSTIVARIAFLLQNDIKPEKIMLLTFTNKASKEMIERLGRYFDKSITSKITAGTFHSTAYTLLKELNHDIILKPASELKILLRSIFEKRTFHHLSDTKPYMPSYLYDVYSLFQNTNANLDEFYNWFCQNYDEQAVYAEIYEDILKEYEEEKARFNYVDFNDLLIKLKHVLSSHHFEFDEILVDEYQDTNTLQGSLIDAFNSKSLFCVGDYDQSIYAFNGADISIIGSFKDRFVDANIFTLNKNYRSSKNILALANKVILNNERLYPKELIVTREGDFKAPSLLTFNELFDQYSTIAKLILQSGVNLDEIAVIFRNNSSADGIEVALRELGIASKRKGGGSFFESLEVKNFCSMLAIVLNPKDIMAFIHLLEYTKGVGGVLAKDIFDALLKLGHSSLIKGFLNPDTSVSLKKYKKQSYQLGLFDDIEELASPSRFNLESEFNTHPILSLPKINEFCAKNLEKIYLFIKKASECKVSSQLVNLILENDYFKEICDILATKRATNKNSNVDLNKKSEILEKINAKMFVLKELAKNYSDNYKYYNFLTLGASEMSSGSGVNLLSIHASKGLEFELVFVIDLAQGRFPNQKLMSMGGSLEEERRLFYVAVTRAKDTLYLSYAKYDKIKKSNYQPSCFLIEAGMCKEEKK comes from the coding sequence ATGCCCTTATCACGTTTAAATGAAGAACAATACAAAGCTGCTAGTGCCCCTTTTGGACATAATCTAATCATAGCAAGTGCAGGCACAGGCAAAACTTCTACTATTGTTGCAAGAATAGCATTCTTGCTTCAAAATGACATAAAGCCTGAAAAAATCATGCTATTAACCTTTACTAACAAAGCAAGCAAAGAAATGATTGAAAGACTTGGGAGGTATTTTGACAAAAGCATTACTTCAAAAATTACCGCAGGAACTTTTCATAGCACCGCCTATACTTTGCTTAAAGAATTAAACCATGATATCATTTTAAAACCAGCAAGTGAGCTTAAAATTCTTTTGCGTTCTATTTTTGAAAAACGCACTTTTCATCATTTAAGCGACACTAAGCCTTATATGCCAAGTTATTTATATGATGTGTATTCTTTATTTCAAAATACCAATGCAAATTTAGATGAATTTTACAACTGGTTTTGTCAAAACTATGATGAACAAGCTGTTTATGCTGAAATTTATGAAGATATTTTAAAAGAATATGAAGAAGAAAAAGCACGTTTTAACTATGTGGATTTTAATGATTTATTGATTAAACTAAAACACGTTTTATCTTCACATCATTTCGAATTTGATGAAATTTTAGTAGATGAATATCAAGACACTAATACCTTGCAAGGTTCACTTATTGACGCGTTTAATAGTAAAAGTTTATTTTGTGTGGGGGATTATGATCAAAGCATTTATGCTTTTAATGGAGCAGATATTTCCATTATAGGAAGTTTTAAAGATAGATTTGTGGATGCAAATATTTTTACTTTAAATAAAAACTATCGCTCTAGTAAAAATATTCTTGCACTAGCTAATAAAGTCATCTTAAATAATGAAAGACTATATCCTAAAGAATTAATCGTAACAAGAGAAGGAGACTTTAAAGCACCAAGTTTACTAACATTTAACGAATTATTTGATCAATACTCCACCATCGCAAAGCTAATTCTACAAAGTGGAGTTAATTTAGATGAAATCGCTGTTATTTTTAGAAATAACTCAAGTGCTGATGGTATAGAAGTAGCCTTAAGAGAACTTGGCATAGCTAGTAAAAGAAAAGGCGGTGGGAGTTTTTTTGAAAGTTTAGAAGTGAAGAATTTTTGCTCCATGCTTGCGATCGTGCTTAATCCAAAAGACATCATGGCTTTTATCCATTTACTTGAATATACCAAAGGAGTTGGAGGGGTTTTAGCTAAAGATATTTTTGATGCTTTGTTAAAACTAGGACATTCTAGTTTAATTAAAGGATTTTTAAATCCTGACACTAGTGTAAGTTTAAAAAAATACAAAAAACAAAGTTATCAATTGGGTTTATTCGATGATATTGAAGAGTTAGCTTCTCCATCAAGATTTAATTTAGAAAGTGAGTTTAACACCCACCCTATTTTAAGCCTGCCTAAGATCAATGAATTTTGCGCAAAAAATCTTGAAAAAATTTATCTTTTTATAAAAAAAGCTAGTGAATGTAAGGTTTCAAGCCAGCTTGTAAATTTGATTTTAGAAAATGATTATTTTAAAGAAATTTGTGATATTTTAGCAACCAAGAGAGCGACTAATAAAAATTCTAATGTTGATTTAAATAAAAAAAGTGAAATTTTAGAAAAAATCAATGCAAAAATGTTTGTATTAAAAGAATTGGCTAAAAATTATAGTGATAATTACAAATACTATAACTTTCTCACCCTTGGTGCTAGTGAAATGAGTAGTGGAAGCGGGGTTAATCTTTTAAGTATTCATGCTAGCAAGGGGCTTGAATTTGAGCTTGTGTTTGTTATAGATCTTGCGCAAGGAAGATTTCCTAACCAAAAACTCATGAGCATGGGTGGAAGCTTAGAAGAAGAACGAAGACTTTTTTATGTTGCGGTTACTAGAGCTAAAGATACTTTATACTTAAGCTATGCAAAATACGATAAGATAAAAAAAAGCAATTATCAGCCTTCATGTTTTCTAATCGAAGCAGGTATGTGTAAAGAAGAAAAAAAATAA
- a CDS encoding DegQ family serine endoprotease translates to MKKITILSLAVATSLFSASIDFKQADDNIQRTLPASNPNSILSYHDSIQKVKNSVVNISTSKTVQSNSFGIDDFFNDPYFKQFFGFDFPQAPKSKKNKEVVSSLGSGVIISNDGYIITNNHVIEGAEKITVNLPDSSTEYKAKLIGADPKTDLAVIKIEAKNLPAVTFADSDRLLEGDVVFALGNPFGVGSSVTSGIISALNKNNIGLNQYENFIQTDASINPGNSGGALVDSRGALVGINSAILSRSGGNNGIGFAIPSNMAKSIAQKLIEHGKIERGYLGVVIGALTQDIKKAYTNQEGALITEVQKDSAAYNAGLKRGDLIIKVDKTTIKSPMDLKNYIGSIDPKQAIELTYERDNKIKTAKFMLKTDEKSLQYEKGYIDGLKLVELNAKNKAQYRIPENISGILITEVTPKSKAEKIGFEQGDIIIGIDQYEVSNFKELSKALELNKGKEYVKIWINRGGLVRALLF, encoded by the coding sequence ATGAAAAAAATAACCATACTTTCTTTAGCAGTAGCAACTAGTCTTTTTAGTGCTAGTATTGATTTTAAACAAGCAGATGATAATATACAAAGAACTTTACCAGCTAGTAATCCAAATTCTATACTTTCTTACCATGATTCTATACAAAAGGTAAAAAATTCTGTGGTGAATATCTCAACTTCAAAAACCGTTCAAAGTAATTCTTTTGGTATTGATGATTTTTTTAACGATCCTTATTTCAAACAATTTTTTGGTTTTGATTTTCCACAAGCTCCAAAAAGCAAGAAAAATAAAGAAGTGGTAAGCTCGCTTGGCTCGGGCGTGATTATCTCAAATGATGGATATATTATAACCAACAACCATGTTATCGAAGGTGCTGAAAAAATCACTGTGAATTTACCTGATTCAAGCACCGAATACAAAGCAAAATTAATCGGAGCTGATCCTAAAACAGATCTAGCTGTAATAAAGATTGAAGCTAAGAATTTACCCGCTGTTACTTTTGCTGATTCAGATAGATTGTTAGAAGGTGATGTGGTGTTTGCTTTAGGTAATCCTTTTGGCGTAGGAAGTAGTGTTACAAGTGGAATTATCTCAGCTTTGAATAAAAACAATATAGGTTTAAATCAATACGAAAATTTCATTCAAACTGATGCTTCTATCAACCCTGGAAATTCAGGTGGAGCTTTAGTAGATAGTAGAGGAGCTTTGGTTGGGATCAACTCGGCCATACTTTCAAGAAGCGGAGGAAATAATGGTATTGGTTTTGCTATCCCTTCAAATATGGCAAAATCTATCGCACAAAAACTAATCGAACATGGAAAAATTGAAAGAGGATATTTGGGTGTAGTCATAGGAGCTTTAACTCAAGATATCAAAAAAGCCTATACTAATCAAGAGGGAGCTTTAATCACTGAAGTACAAAAAGATTCAGCAGCTTATAATGCAGGTTTAAAAAGAGGCGATTTGATCATAAAAGTAGATAAAACCACGATTAAAAGCCCTATGGATTTAAAAAACTATATAGGAAGTATCGATCCAAAACAAGCGATAGAGTTAACTTATGAAAGAGATAATAAGATCAAAACTGCGAAATTTATGTTAAAAACCGATGAAAAGTCGCTACAATATGAAAAAGGTTATATTGATGGCTTAAAATTAGTTGAATTAAATGCTAAAAACAAAGCCCAATACCGTATACCTGAAAACATTAGTGGTATTTTAATCACCGAAGTTACGCCAAAATCAAAAGCAGAAAAAATAGGCTTTGAGCAAGGTGATATTATCATAGGTATCGATCAATATGAGGTTTCAAATTTTAAAGAATTATCAAAAGCTTTAGAGTTAAATAAAGGCAAAGAATATGTTAAAATTTGGATCAATAGAGGCGGTTTAGTTAGAGCTTTACTTTTTTAA
- the msrA gene encoding peptide-methionine (S)-S-oxide reductase MsrA produces MRNKGGILHSEIILGAGCFWCTQAVFDEIKGVVYTEVGYMGGKPNPSYESVVNGDGNIEITKIVYDQKEITLEKILEVFLKMHDPTSIDKQGADEGIQYRSVIFYQDETQLKIISDFLQKAQQNYEKTLATQVLKAKKYYKGEDYHQKYFKNNPDQAYCRFVIEPKIKKIKTCI; encoded by the coding sequence ATGAGAAATAAAGGTGGTATTTTGCATAGTGAAATCATTTTAGGTGCGGGTTGTTTTTGGTGTACGCAAGCTGTATTTGATGAGATTAAGGGTGTAGTGTATACAGAAGTAGGTTATATGGGTGGCAAGCCAAACCCAAGCTATGAAAGTGTAGTAAATGGCGATGGAAATATAGAAATCACTAAAATAGTATATGATCAAAAAGAAATTACACTAGAAAAAATTTTAGAAGTTTTTCTAAAAATGCATGATCCTACAAGTATTGATAAACAAGGAGCGGATGAGGGAATTCAGTATCGTTCAGTCATCTTTTACCAAGATGAAACACAGTTAAAAATCATTAGTGATTTTTTGCAAAAAGCACAACAAAATTATGAAAAAACCTTAGCGACACAGGTTTTGAAAGCAAAAAAATACTACAAAGGTGAAGATTATCATCAAAAATATTTTAAAAACAATCCTGATCAGGCTTATTGTCGATTTGTCATTGAACCTAAAATTAAAAAAATAAAAACTTGCATATAA
- a CDS encoding DnaJ C-terminal domain-containing protein, with the protein MSNSLYDTLGVAKNASADEIKKAYRKLARQYHPDINKENGAEEKFKEINAAYEILSDEQKRAQYDRYGDSMFGGQSFHDFSRSAGGADINDILNSIFGGGFGGFGRGFSSNNNFKSGFGGFGGFEEDLDLQASIKIPFEKGILGGEHIVNINNEQVKIKIPHGIKDGEKLRIRGKGKSFQGHSGDLILKVELEQSDEYEREDDDLYKKVEISLKTALFGDKISVHTPRKEVKITIPPNSKNNQKIRIKGYGVQNRKTDLYGDMYLILNVKIPDINTLDPDFVKILEEKLP; encoded by the coding sequence ATGAGTAATAGTTTATACGATACTTTAGGTGTTGCTAAAAATGCTAGTGCAGATGAAATAAAAAAAGCTTATAGAAAATTAGCAAGACAATACCACCCTGATATCAATAAAGAAAATGGCGCAGAAGAGAAATTTAAAGAAATCAATGCCGCATATGAAATTTTAAGCGATGAGCAAAAAAGAGCTCAGTATGATAGATATGGTGATTCAATGTTTGGCGGACAAAGTTTTCATGATTTTTCAAGAAGTGCAGGCGGAGCTGATATTAATGATATTTTAAATAGTATCTTTGGTGGAGGTTTTGGAGGATTTGGCAGAGGCTTTAGCTCTAACAATAATTTTAAAAGTGGTTTTGGGGGCTTTGGAGGTTTTGAAGAAGATTTAGACTTGCAAGCTAGTATAAAAATTCCTTTTGAAAAAGGAATTTTAGGTGGCGAACATATAGTAAATATCAACAACGAGCAAGTGAAAATCAAAATTCCTCATGGTATTAAAGATGGAGAAAAACTACGCATAAGAGGCAAAGGTAAAAGCTTTCAAGGACACAGTGGAGATTTGATTTTAAAAGTTGAATTAGAACAAAGTGATGAATACGAAAGAGAAGATGATGACTTGTATAAAAAAGTTGAAATCAGTTTAAAAACAGCCCTTTTTGGTGATAAAATTAGCGTTCATACTCCACGAAAAGAAGTTAAAATCACCATACCACCAAATTCCAAAAACAATCAAAAAATCCGAATCAAAGGCTATGGAGTGCAAAATAGAAAAACTGATTTATATGGGGATATGTATTTGATTTTAAATGTAAAAATACCTGATATTAATACACTTGATCCAGATTTTGTAAAAATTTTAGAAGAAAAACTACCTTAA
- the hypE gene encoding hydrogenase expression/formation protein HypE, protein MKQITLAHGGGGEEMNALIGEIFSIFKNDVLNEANDAAILDDLAFSTDSFVLNPIFLKNVNIGKLAVCGSVNDVLMVGAKPLYLSLALILEEGFEIEKLKIILKSIKEECDKAGVKLVCGDTKVVPKNKGDAIYINTSCIGKNIQKINTKDIKSGCSILVSRDIGAHGCAVLVERNNLEANIDSDCKCLKEEVLALLEADIKIKAMRDATRGGLSAVLNEWAKLSNLELMAYEEKIPVCNEVLGVCELFGYEPYELANEGTFILCVEQKDEQKALEILKKFNANAAIIGKITANEKARVILENAYGAKRVLEAPKGELLPRIC, encoded by the coding sequence ATGAAGCAAATTACTTTAGCCCATGGTGGTGGTGGTGAAGAAATGAATGCCTTAATCGGCGAAATTTTTTCTATTTTTAAAAATGATGTTTTAAATGAAGCAAACGATGCGGCTATTTTAGATGATTTGGCTTTTAGCACAGATTCTTTTGTGTTAAATCCTATTTTTTTAAAAAATGTAAACATAGGAAAACTTGCAGTTTGTGGTAGTGTAAATGATGTATTGATGGTGGGAGCAAAACCTTTGTATTTATCATTAGCTTTGATTTTAGAAGAGGGTTTTGAGATAGAAAAGTTAAAAATCATACTCAAATCCATAAAAGAAGAATGTGATAAAGCAGGGGTGAAATTAGTTTGCGGAGATACTAAAGTCGTTCCTAAAAATAAAGGTGATGCGATATACATCAACACTTCTTGCATAGGAAAAAACATACAAAAAATCAACACCAAAGACATAAAAAGTGGTTGTAGTATATTAGTTTCTAGAGATATAGGAGCACATGGATGTGCGGTTTTAGTTGAAAGAAATAATCTAGAAGCAAATATTGACAGTGATTGTAAATGCTTAAAAGAAGAAGTTTTAGCGCTTTTAGAAGCTGATATAAAAATCAAAGCAATGCGTGATGCAACGCGTGGTGGACTTAGTGCGGTGTTAAATGAATGGGCTAAGTTGAGCAATTTAGAACTTATGGCATATGAAGAAAAAATTCCAGTTTGCAATGAAGTTTTAGGAGTTTGCGAGCTTTTTGGATATGAGCCTTATGAACTTGCTAATGAAGGAACCTTTATATTATGTGTAGAGCAAAAAGATGAACAAAAAGCATTAGAAATCTTAAAAAAGTTTAATGCTAATGCAGCTATTATAGGTAAAATCACAGCCAATGAAAAGGCAAGGGTGATTTTAGAAAATGCCTATGGAGCAAAGCGTGTTTTAGAAGCTCCAAAAGGTGAACTTTTACCAAGAATTTGCTAA
- a CDS encoding response regulator transcription factor — protein MTNILMIEDDLELAEIIAEYLEQFDMKVDIAHEPYIGLSRLALNPYDLIILDLSLPGLDGLEVCEEIRKKYDTPIIISSARHDISDKVTALDLGADDYLPKPYNPQELQARIKSHLRRISNTKTAQAQVKKDLVYDKYKHTITMKDQEISFTNAEFDILSYLIKKEGGVVSREELVYNCSSISEDSSNKSIDVIISRIRQKIGDDPKTPKYIHSIRGIGYKLTQ, from the coding sequence ATGACAAATATTTTAATGATTGAAGATGATTTAGAATTGGCCGAGATTATAGCAGAGTACTTAGAGCAATTTGACATGAAAGTAGATATCGCGCATGAACCATACATCGGTCTTTCAAGACTTGCTTTAAATCCTTATGATTTAATCATTTTAGATTTAAGTTTGCCTGGTCTTGATGGACTTGAAGTGTGTGAGGAAATTCGTAAAAAATACGATACGCCTATTATTATTTCAAGTGCAAGACACGATATCAGCGACAAGGTTACTGCTCTTGATTTGGGTGCTGATGATTATTTGCCAAAACCATATAATCCTCAAGAACTTCAAGCAAGGATAAAAAGTCATCTAAGAAGAATTTCAAACACCAAAACCGCCCAAGCTCAAGTTAAAAAAGATCTTGTTTATGATAAATATAAACACACTATCACTATGAAAGATCAAGAGATTAGTTTTACTAATGCTGAATTTGACATTTTGAGTTATTTGATTAAAAAAGAAGGTGGAGTGGTAAGTCGTGAAGAACTTGTGTATAATTGTAGTTCTATTAGTGAAGATTCTAGTAATAAAAGTATAGATGTAATTATTAGTAGAATTAGACAAAAAATCGGCGATGATCCTAAAACTCCAAAATACATTCATTCAATCAGAGGCATAGGATATAAACTAACTCAATGA